Proteins encoded together in one Plasmodium cynomolgi strain B DNA, chromosome 9, whole genome shotgun sequence window:
- a CDS encoding 60S ribosomal protein L28 (putative): protein MSNVSNALIWELTKKNNCFLKKNKSGRKGNFLCDSYNISCKNTPSSSGLVKQNGVNLRLQKGKVVLCVKSTDENTTTNKVYRTKNKETAMKLIDEHTKLVNSKKKKQLIKKYNRMSKLYNCNNKGNK from the exons ATGTCAAACGTCAGCAACGCCCTCATTTGGGAACTAACCAAAAAGAACAactgctttttaaaaaaaaacaaaagtggAAGAAAGGGAAATTTCCTATGCGACTCGTACAATATTAGCTGCAAAAATACGCCCTCAAGCAGTG GACTCGTGAAACAAAATGGCGTAAATCTCCGATTGCAGAAGGGGAAAGTTGTGTTGTGCGTCAAATCCACGGACGAAAA CACCACCACGAACAAGGTATACAGAACGAAGAACAAGGAAACGGCCATGAAGCTGATCGATGAACATACAAAACTTGTAAAtagcaaaaagaagaagcagctaATTAAGAAGTATAACCGTATGTCCAAATTGTACAATTGCAACAACAAGGGGAATAAATAA